From a single Flavobacterium sp. genomic region:
- a CDS encoding SusC/RagA family TonB-linked outer membrane protein → MKTLQKKLLFFLLILPLGILAQSTLKGTVLDGANSGPLPGANIIVEGSKNGTTTDFDGKFTISNIKTGDVITISYIGYKDQKITFNNQNNITITLQEDSKELKDVLVIGYGTVKKKDATGSVSTLSSKDFNKGTVVTAENLLNGKVAGVSINTGGGAPGSGAEIRIRGGSSLLASNDPLIVIDGLPISNSGAAGSTSVLSSINPNDIESFTVLKDASATAIYGSRASNGVILITTKKGSKELSVDYNFQYGSGKKFNDIDVFSAQDYRNLINNIGTPQQIAMLGDENTDWQDAIYRRTDFVDNNLSIKGNLFKKIPTRLSIGNTYQEGLRLTNNFNRNTVSVSLNPSFFDNHLKFNVNANYTNQKNRFADGVEGAAIRFDPTQPIYDASNPSGFFEYITGYNNGNAVYANPSIANPVAQLLQTMDRGINNRFYGNFQLDYKFHFLPELRAVVNLGYDNNDGSRTVSRSRFARSGFLNNNISAGTNYNESNTRINKSLDSYFVYNKTIGDFNIEATTGYAYQKFENSGLTGFNSTDATAQQRSYVDNDVVLIGFFGRGNINFKDKYLFTFTYRRDGTSRFGSENRWGNFPAAAFAWKVKEDFFKNSTLVSDLKLRLGWGVTGQQEIGESLFYRQLYNIGNGNSQYTFGNTSVNVAVPSAYGPIKWEETTTYNAGFDFGIKDNRLSGSLDFFYKKSNDLFQIGPFADGGNYTNQGPQNVGDMSTKGIEFSINYSVIKNENTNWDINFNATKFERRIDKIASGIPIYTGTSGAGTGGTSQILAEGFTPNSFYVYKQLYSADGSPIEGAFADLNGDGITTGEDRYIYKNPDPDVLLGFSSTFRYKNLDFGFNLRASIGNRILNTIKSTGSYYSQLQNGQLQNVSTNVLNTNFEFQNGENVLSDMYVENGSFLRMDYATIGYTFPKWLDGKASLRLFTGLQNPFIITKYSGLDPEINGGIDATIYPRQKQVLFGANVKF, encoded by the coding sequence ATGAAAACACTGCAAAAAAAGCTGTTATTTTTCTTATTAATATTGCCTTTAGGTATTCTTGCACAAAGTACATTAAAAGGTACAGTGTTAGATGGGGCTAATTCTGGTCCGCTACCTGGCGCAAATATTATTGTAGAAGGATCAAAAAACGGCACTACTACTGATTTTGATGGAAAATTTACAATTTCAAACATCAAAACAGGAGATGTAATCACAATCTCTTACATTGGTTATAAAGACCAAAAAATTACTTTCAACAACCAAAACAACATTACAATTACTTTACAAGAAGATTCTAAAGAATTAAAAGATGTTTTAGTTATTGGTTATGGAACTGTTAAAAAGAAAGATGCTACTGGGTCGGTTAGCACTTTAAGTTCTAAAGATTTTAACAAAGGAACAGTTGTAACTGCTGAAAATTTATTAAATGGTAAAGTTGCTGGGGTTAGCATTAACACTGGCGGCGGGGCTCCAGGTTCTGGTGCTGAAATAAGAATTCGTGGAGGATCTTCTTTGTTAGCCTCTAATGACCCATTAATTGTAATAGATGGCTTACCTATTTCAAATTCAGGTGCTGCAGGATCAACTTCTGTGTTATCCTCAATTAACCCAAATGATATAGAAAGTTTTACCGTTTTAAAAGATGCGTCTGCAACTGCAATTTACGGTTCAAGAGCTTCTAATGGTGTCATCTTAATTACTACAAAAAAAGGTAGTAAAGAATTAAGTGTAGACTATAACTTTCAATATGGAAGTGGTAAAAAGTTCAACGATATTGATGTGTTCTCAGCACAAGATTATCGCAACTTAATTAACAACATTGGGACACCACAACAAATTGCAATGCTAGGTGATGAAAATACCGATTGGCAAGATGCAATATACAGAAGAACTGATTTTGTGGATAATAATTTATCAATTAAAGGTAATTTATTCAAAAAAATTCCAACAAGACTTTCTATTGGAAACACATATCAAGAAGGTTTGCGTTTAACAAATAACTTTAATAGAAACACAGTTTCTGTAAGTTTAAATCCAAGTTTTTTTGACAATCACTTAAAATTTAATGTGAATGCTAATTACACAAATCAAAAAAACAGATTTGCTGACGGAGTTGAAGGTGCGGCTATAAGATTTGACCCAACTCAACCTATATATGACGCTTCAAATCCAAGCGGTTTCTTTGAATATATTACTGGATACAATAATGGTAATGCAGTCTATGCAAATCCATCTATAGCAAATCCAGTAGCTCAATTATTACAAACAATGGATCGTGGAATTAATAATCGTTTTTATGGTAATTTCCAATTAGATTATAAATTTCATTTCTTACCAGAATTAAGAGCTGTTGTAAATTTAGGTTATGATAACAATGATGGATCTAGAACCGTAAGTCGTTCAAGATTTGCTAGATCAGGATTTTTAAATAACAATATTTCCGCAGGTACAAATTACAACGAATCTAATACTAGAATTAACAAATCATTAGATTCTTATTTTGTTTATAATAAAACTATTGGAGATTTTAATATTGAAGCAACTACTGGTTATGCGTACCAAAAATTTGAAAACAGCGGTTTAACTGGATTTAACTCTACAGATGCAACAGCTCAACAAAGATCTTATGTAGACAATGATGTTGTTTTAATTGGTTTCTTCGGAAGAGGTAATATTAACTTTAAAGACAAGTATTTATTTACATTTACTTACAGAAGAGACGGAACATCTCGTTTTGGATCTGAAAACAGATGGGGTAACTTCCCTGCAGCAGCTTTTGCTTGGAAAGTTAAAGAAGATTTTTTCAAAAACTCAACGCTTGTATCTGATTTAAAACTTCGCTTAGGCTGGGGTGTAACAGGTCAACAAGAAATTGGAGAATCTTTATTCTACAGACAATTATATAATATTGGAAATGGAAATTCTCAATATACATTTGGAAACACTTCTGTTAATGTTGCTGTACCAAGTGCATATGGGCCTATAAAATGGGAAGAAACAACCACTTATAATGCTGGATTTGATTTTGGAATTAAAGACAATAGATTGTCAGGAAGTTTAGACTTTTTCTATAAAAAATCTAATGACTTATTCCAAATTGGTCCTTTTGCAGACGGAGGTAATTATACAAACCAAGGCCCACAAAATGTGGGAGATATGAGCACAAAAGGTATCGAGTTTAGTATAAACTACAGTGTTATCAAAAACGAAAACACAAACTGGGATATTAACTTTAATGCTACAAAATTTGAAAGAAGAATTGACAAAATAGCTTCAGGCATTCCAATTTACACGGGTACTTCAGGCGCAGGTACTGGGGGAACATCTCAAATTTTAGCTGAAGGATTTACCCCTAATTCTTTTTATGTTTACAAACAATTATACAGTGCAGATGGATCTCCAATTGAAGGCGCGTTTGCTGACTTAAATGGAGATGGAATAACAACTGGTGAAGACCGTTATATATACAAAAACCCAGATCCAGACGTATTACTAGGATTTTCTTCAACTTTCCGATATAAAAACCTTGATTTTGGTTTTAATTTAAGAGCAAGTATTGGAAATCGTATTTTAAATACTATTAAATCAACCGGTTCTTATTATTCACAATTACAAAACGGACAATTACAAAACGTTTCAACAAATGTTTTGAATACTAATTTTGAATTCCAAAATGGTGAAAATGTATTGTCTGACATGTATGTTGAAAATGGATCATTCCTAAGAATGGATTACGCAACAATTGGATATACTTTCCCTAAATGGTTAGACGGAAAAGCTTCGTTGCGCCTATTTACAGGATTACAAAATCCATTTATAATTACTAAATATTCAGGTCTTGACCCAGAAATTAATGGGGGTATAGATGCTACAATTTATCCAAGACAAAAACAAGTTTTGTTTGGAGCTAATGTTAAATTCTAA
- a CDS encoding MFS transporter — protein sequence MEKRKLGFWEIWNMSFGFLGIQMGFALQNANASRILQLFGADVHELSWFWIIAPLMGLIVQPIIGHYSDNTWSRFGRRKPYFLVGALLASIGLILMPQAEIFIAFMPALWVGAGMLMIMDASFNIAMEPFRALVGDNLRADQHTLGFSIQTALIGIGAVVGSWLPYVLNKWFGISNLPTEASAIPLNLIYSFVIGALILVASILVTIFTTKEYSPNELSQFRDEKEHLAAVNQEEKEAKLSDIFSDFAKMPETMRQLSWVQFFSWFGLFGMWVFTTPAIAQHIYGLSVGDTKSPEFQSAGDWVGIIFGAYNAVSAVVAFALPYIAKQIGRRKTHALSLVLGGIGLISMYFMPNKESLIFSMVLVGFAWASILAMPYAILAGSIQPKKMGVYMGIFNFFIVIPQIINALIGGLLVKYVYNDHAIFAIVMSGISFIVAAVLVLKVKDQKDSK from the coding sequence ATGGAAAAGCGTAAATTAGGTTTCTGGGAAATTTGGAACATGAGTTTCGGTTTCTTAGGGATACAGATGGGTTTTGCCCTACAAAATGCTAACGCTAGTAGAATTCTTCAGCTTTTTGGTGCAGATGTACATGAACTGTCTTGGTTTTGGATAATTGCACCCTTAATGGGTTTAATTGTACAGCCAATAATTGGACATTATAGTGATAACACTTGGTCTAGATTTGGAAGAAGAAAACCTTACTTTTTAGTAGGAGCACTTCTGGCTTCTATTGGTTTGATTTTAATGCCACAAGCCGAAATTTTCATTGCATTTATGCCCGCTTTATGGGTTGGAGCAGGAATGTTGATGATAATGGATGCCTCTTTTAATATAGCTATGGAACCTTTCCGTGCTTTAGTAGGAGACAATCTTAGAGCAGACCAACACACATTAGGATTCAGTATTCAAACTGCTTTAATTGGTATAGGTGCCGTAGTAGGATCATGGTTGCCTTATGTTTTAAATAAATGGTTTGGAATAAGTAATTTACCTACAGAAGCATCTGCTATTCCCTTAAATTTAATTTATTCTTTTGTTATTGGAGCACTAATTTTAGTAGCATCTATTTTAGTAACTATTTTTACGACTAAAGAATATTCTCCAAATGAATTGTCTCAATTTAGGGATGAAAAAGAGCATTTAGCCGCTGTAAATCAAGAAGAAAAGGAAGCCAAATTATCGGATATTTTTTCGGATTTTGCTAAAATGCCCGAAACAATGCGTCAATTAAGTTGGGTGCAATTTTTTTCTTGGTTTGGATTATTTGGAATGTGGGTTTTTACAACACCAGCTATTGCACAACATATTTATGGTTTATCTGTTGGAGATACTAAAAGTCCAGAATTTCAGTCTGCAGGAGATTGGGTAGGAATTATTTTTGGGGCGTATAATGCAGTTTCTGCCGTTGTTGCTTTTGCATTGCCTTACATTGCTAAACAAATTGGACGTAGAAAAACACATGCTTTATCATTAGTGCTTGGAGGAATCGGTTTAATTTCAATGTATTTTATGCCAAACAAAGAATCTTTGATTTTTTCAATGGTCTTGGTTGGATTTGCTTGGGCAAGTATTTTAGCCATGCCTTACGCTATTCTAGCAGGTTCTATTCAGCCTAAAAAAATGGGGGTTTACATGGGGATTTTTAATTTCTTTATTGTAATTCCACAAATTATTAATGCTTTAATCGGTGGACTATTAGTTAAATATGTCTATAACGACCATGCAATTTTTGCGATTGTAATGAGCGGAATTAGTTTTATTGTGGCTGCTGTATTAGTGTTAAAAGTAAAAGATCAAAAAGACAGTAAATAA
- a CDS encoding glycoside hydrolase family 97 protein, which produces MKKYFVSVFVMVFSIFGMNAQELKSPNGNFKMVFAIENDGTPTYQLLMKNKEIIKKSKLGLELQKDKKSLLNDFKLINEVRNTFDETWKTVWGEETEIRNHYNELALTLKQNETERQVIIRFRLFNDGLGFRYEFPEQKNLTYFVVKEERTEFAMTGDHTAFWIPGDYDTQEYDFTESKLTEIRKLFRGAVSENASQKQFSDTGVQTSLMLKTADGIYINVHEAALINYSCMHLDLDDKNLIFQSHLTPDAKGNKGHLQAPCVSPWRTIIASADARDILASRMTLNLNEPCKIEDTSWIKPVKYIGVWWEMITGKSSWAYTDEIPSVQLGITDFTKAKPNGKHAANTKHVKEYIDFAAKHGFDAVLVEGWNEGWEDWFGHEKDYVFDFVSPYPDFNVKGIHEYAKSKGVKMIMHHETSGSTRNYERHLDKAFQFMNDNGYEAAKTGYVGNILPLGEHHYSQSILNHYQYVIEKAVDYKIMINAHEAVRPTGICRTYPNMIGNESARGTEFQAFGGSKANHTTLLPFTRLLGGPMDYTPGVFEMDIAKLNPNNNSQVNTTLANQLGLYVVMYSPLQMAADLPENYNRFLDAFQFIKDVPVEWANSKYVEAEPGYFITIARKDKNSSNWFVGNSNGYNARTSTITLDFLEKGKKYEATIYADAADADYKTNPQAYKISKQKVTNKTKLQLRTAAGGGYAISIVEVK; this is translated from the coding sequence ATGAAAAAATATTTTGTTTCAGTATTTGTGATGGTTTTTTCAATTTTTGGGATGAATGCTCAAGAATTAAAATCACCCAATGGAAATTTCAAAATGGTTTTCGCCATAGAAAATGATGGTACACCAACGTATCAACTTTTAATGAAAAACAAAGAAATCATTAAAAAAAGTAAGTTAGGTTTAGAACTTCAAAAAGATAAAAAGTCGTTATTGAATGACTTTAAATTGATTAATGAAGTTCGAAATACCTTTGATGAAACATGGAAAACCGTTTGGGGAGAAGAAACCGAAATTCGTAACCATTACAACGAATTAGCACTAACACTGAAACAAAATGAAACCGAAAGACAAGTTATTATTCGTTTTCGATTATTCAACGATGGTTTAGGTTTCCGTTACGAATTTCCAGAACAAAAAAACCTAACGTATTTTGTAGTTAAAGAAGAACGTACCGAGTTCGCTATGACAGGTGATCACACCGCATTCTGGATTCCGGGTGACTACGATACGCAAGAATATGATTTTACGGAAAGTAAATTAACCGAAATTAGAAAGTTATTCCGTGGTGCTGTATCCGAAAATGCTTCTCAAAAACAATTTTCAGATACCGGAGTTCAAACGTCTTTGATGTTAAAAACCGCAGACGGAATTTATATCAACGTACACGAAGCTGCATTAATTAATTATTCTTGCATGCATTTGGATTTAGATGATAAAAATTTGATTTTTCAATCGCATTTAACACCCGATGCTAAAGGGAATAAAGGACATTTACAAGCACCATGTGTTTCGCCTTGGAGAACGATAATTGCAAGTGCTGATGCACGTGATATTTTAGCATCTCGAATGACATTGAACTTAAATGAACCATGTAAAATCGAAGATACTTCTTGGATAAAACCTGTAAAATATATCGGTGTTTGGTGGGAAATGATTACTGGAAAAAGCTCTTGGGCGTACACAGATGAAATTCCATCCGTACAATTAGGAATCACCGATTTTACTAAAGCTAAACCAAACGGTAAACACGCAGCCAATACCAAACACGTAAAAGAATATATCGATTTTGCTGCTAAACATGGTTTCGATGCGGTTTTAGTAGAAGGTTGGAACGAAGGTTGGGAAGATTGGTTCGGTCACGAAAAAGATTATGTATTTGATTTCGTATCACCTTATCCTGATTTTAATGTGAAAGGAATTCACGAATATGCGAAATCAAAAGGCGTAAAAATGATTATGCATCACGAAACTTCTGGTTCAACAAGAAATTATGAGCGTCATTTAGATAAAGCATTTCAATTTATGAATGACAATGGTTATGAGGCGGCTAAAACAGGTTATGTTGGAAATATTTTACCTTTAGGCGAACATCATTACAGCCAATCGATTTTAAATCATTATCAATATGTTATTGAAAAAGCAGTCGATTACAAAATCATGATTAATGCGCATGAAGCCGTTCGTCCTACAGGAATTTGTAGAACTTATCCAAACATGATTGGAAACGAATCAGCTCGTGGAACAGAGTTTCAAGCGTTTGGTGGTTCAAAAGCGAATCATACTACTTTGTTGCCTTTCACACGTTTATTAGGTGGTCCAATGGATTACACTCCAGGTGTTTTTGAAATGGATATCGCAAAATTGAATCCAAACAACAATTCACAGGTCAATACAACATTAGCGAATCAATTAGGATTGTATGTGGTAATGTATTCGCCGCTTCAAATGGCTGCCGATTTACCAGAAAACTACAACCGTTTCTTAGATGCGTTCCAATTTATCAAGGATGTTCCCGTAGAATGGGCTAATTCAAAATATGTAGAAGCAGAACCTGGTTATTTCATTACAATCGCTCGAAAAGATAAAAATTCTAGCAATTGGTTTGTTGGAAATTCAAACGGATACAATGCTAGAACGTCCACTATTACTTTAGATTTCTTAGAAAAAGGAAAAAAATACGAAGCCACTATATATGCGGATGCTGCCGATGCGGATTATAAAACTAATCCACAAGCATACAAAATTTCAAAACAAAAGGTAACCAATAAAACTAAATTGCAATTGAGAACGGCAGCAGGTGGTGGCTATGCTATTAGTATTGTTGAGGTTAAATAA
- a CDS encoding LacI family DNA-binding transcriptional regulator yields MRKKVTLKQIAKELDVSISTVSKSLRDSHEISEDTRLKVQAFAKLYNYKPNNIALSLKNKKTKTIGIIIPEIVHHFFATVISGIEQVANENGYNVIVCLSDESFDKEVINMELLANGSTDGFIMSLSKETQQKKDFHHIQEIISQGMPVVMFDRITNDVFCDKVIIDDQEAASNAVQFLINSGFNKIGLITTVDYVSVGKLRTDGYKKALLANNIQINEDLIVKIEDIDNCSVKIENLIKNIKCDAIFAVNELFAVTAIKIAAKNNLKVPDDISIIGFTDGIISQFSTPSISTVSQNGIKMGRKAAQMLIDRLELEDEEDEQYKTEIIETNLIIRESTKS; encoded by the coding sequence ATGAGAAAAAAAGTTACACTAAAGCAGATTGCAAAAGAATTAGATGTCTCTATTTCAACAGTTTCTAAATCGTTAAGAGATAGTCATGAAATCAGTGAAGACACCCGATTAAAAGTTCAGGCATTTGCTAAACTTTACAATTACAAGCCGAACAACATTGCTTTAAGTTTAAAAAATAAAAAAACGAAAACAATAGGAATTATTATTCCTGAAATTGTACATCATTTTTTTGCAACTGTAATTAGCGGAATTGAGCAAGTAGCTAATGAAAATGGCTATAATGTTATTGTTTGTTTGTCAGATGAGTCATTTGATAAAGAGGTGATAAATATGGAGTTGTTAGCAAATGGAAGCACGGATGGTTTCATCATGTCATTGTCTAAAGAAACCCAACAAAAAAAGGATTTTCATCATATACAAGAAATAATTAGCCAAGGGATGCCTGTGGTTATGTTTGATAGAATTACCAATGATGTTTTTTGTGATAAAGTTATTATTGATGATCAAGAAGCCGCTTCTAATGCGGTACAGTTTTTAATTAATAGTGGTTTTAATAAAATAGGATTAATCACGACAGTAGATTATGTTAGTGTAGGAAAATTAAGAACTGACGGATACAAAAAAGCATTACTTGCAAATAACATTCAAATAAACGAGGATTTAATTGTTAAAATTGAGGATATTGATAATTGTTCTGTCAAAATAGAAAACCTTATAAAAAATATAAAATGTGATGCTATTTTTGCAGTGAACGAATTATTTGCAGTTACAGCTATCAAAATTGCGGCAAAAAATAATTTAAAAGTTCCTGATGATATTTCAATAATTGGTTTTACAGACGGAATTATTTCTCAATTTTCTACACCTAGTATATCAACCGTGAGTCAAAATGGTATAAAAATGGGAAGAAAAGCAGCACAAATGCTAATTGATCGTTTGGAATTAGAAGATGAAGAAGACGAACAATACAAAACAGAAATTATTGAAACTAATTTGATTATTAGAGAATCTACGAAATCGTAA
- the pgmB gene encoding beta-phosphoglucomutase yields MMKKAFIFDLDGVIVDTAKYHFLAWQKLANQLGIEFTHEHNEGLKGVSRVCSLDIILELGNIQATQEDKNQWLVQKNEEYLSYLVDMDESEILPGVLKVLEYLKSKNQYIALGSASKNARPILEKTNIMHFFDAIVDGNDVSNAKPDPEVFLRAAQLVGVTNENAIVFEDSVAGIQAANIANMISVGIGDASVLHEAKYNFIDFTFIDEAFLSQLIS; encoded by the coding sequence ATAATGAAAAAAGCATTCATATTCGACCTAGATGGTGTAATCGTTGACACTGCTAAATATCATTTTTTAGCGTGGCAAAAATTGGCCAATCAATTAGGAATCGAATTTACGCACGAACACAACGAAGGATTAAAAGGCGTAAGCCGTGTTTGTTCTCTAGACATTATTTTAGAATTGGGAAACATCCAAGCTACTCAAGAGGACAAAAACCAATGGTTGGTTCAAAAAAATGAAGAATACCTTTCCTATTTAGTAGACATGGACGAAAGTGAAATTCTTCCAGGTGTACTAAAAGTATTGGAATATCTGAAAAGTAAAAACCAATACATTGCTTTGGGTTCAGCAAGTAAAAATGCGCGTCCCATTTTAGAAAAAACCAATATCATGCACTTTTTTGATGCTATTGTGGACGGAAATGACGTTTCAAACGCAAAACCAGACCCAGAAGTGTTTTTAAGAGCAGCGCAATTGGTAGGTGTAACTAATGAAAATGCTATCGTTTTTGAAGATTCGGTAGCCGGAATTCAGGCAGCTAATATTGCTAACATGATAAGTGTAGGAATCGGAGATGCATCCGTTTTACATGAAGCAAAGTACAATTTTATAGATTTCACCTTTATAGATGAAGCCTTTTTATCTCAATTAATTAGTTGA
- a CDS encoding glycoside hydrolase family 65 protein, with protein sequence MNQDYIQPDNWSIIEEGFDAERVKSSESLFSIGNGAMGQRANFEEYYSGKTFQGSYIAGIYYPDKTKVGWWKNGYPEYFAKVLNAPNWIGIDIEINSENLDLAKCQSVSNFRRELNMKEGIYYRSFNATLANGTEIAVKVQRFLSLELDEVGVINYEITTLNSDAKIVFKPYVDAGVHNEDANWEEKFWEPISVKHSVNEAFVTARTFKTHFTATTFMQNSILLEGSNLSVAPVSVQETKEKIQFSYEVAVTKGQTTMIQKMGGYTVSMNHENTIIGAKNSIVKALEIGVSQLTENQKQAWGKIWEMSDITIDGDVKAQQGIRFNIFQLNQTYLGKDSRLNIGPKGFTGEKYGGSTYWDTEAYCIPFYMATKDQQVARNLLAYRYNQLDKAIENAEKLGFKNGAALYPMVTMNGEECHNEWEITFEEIHRNGAIAFAIYNYYRFTGDYSYIPEKGLEVLIGIARFWHQRATFSTHRNQYVILGVTGPNEYENNVNNNFYTNYIAKWCIDYAIEQIQRIEVEYTSDYTRIMNKVKLSQAEISEMKKVADNMYFPYSEEHGVYLQQDGFLDKELITVANLDKSQRPINQKWSWDRILRSPYIKQADTLQGFYFFEDHFTKDQLEKHFDFYEPFTVHESSLSPCVHSIQAAVLGRMEQAYTFYLRTSRLDLDDYNKEVEEGLHITSMAGTWMSIVEGFGGMRVRNNQLHFEPKIPTQWNGYSFKVNFRNAIVKVEVNQQGTNVCIEGNSDVEVFVNGESQLIKN encoded by the coding sequence ATGAATCAAGATTATATACAACCCGACAATTGGTCGATTATTGAAGAAGGATTTGATGCAGAGCGAGTTAAATCTTCTGAGAGTTTATTTAGTATCGGAAACGGTGCTATGGGGCAACGCGCTAATTTTGAAGAATACTATTCTGGTAAAACGTTTCAAGGAAGCTACATTGCTGGAATTTACTATCCCGATAAAACAAAAGTAGGCTGGTGGAAAAACGGTTATCCCGAATATTTCGCAAAAGTACTAAACGCACCCAACTGGATTGGAATTGATATTGAAATCAATAGCGAAAATTTAGATTTAGCCAAATGTCAATCGGTTTCTAATTTCCGTCGTGAGTTGAATATGAAAGAAGGAATTTATTACCGTTCTTTCAATGCAACTTTAGCAAACGGAACCGAAATCGCTGTAAAAGTACAGCGTTTCTTATCGCTAGAATTGGACGAAGTAGGGGTTATCAATTACGAAATCACGACTTTAAACTCAGATGCAAAAATTGTTTTCAAACCTTATGTTGATGCGGGAGTTCATAACGAAGATGCCAATTGGGAAGAAAAATTTTGGGAACCAATTAGCGTAAAGCATTCGGTTAATGAAGCTTTTGTAACTGCAAGAACTTTCAAAACGCATTTCACAGCAACCACTTTTATGCAAAATAGTATTTTGTTGGAAGGTTCAAATTTGAGTGTGGCGCCAGTGAGCGTTCAAGAAACTAAGGAAAAAATTCAGTTTTCTTATGAAGTTGCCGTTACTAAAGGGCAAACTACTATGATTCAAAAAATGGGTGGTTACACCGTTTCTATGAATCATGAAAACACAATTATAGGTGCCAAAAACAGCATCGTCAAAGCACTAGAAATAGGTGTTTCACAATTAACCGAAAACCAAAAACAAGCTTGGGGAAAAATTTGGGAAATGAGCGATATTACCATTGATGGCGATGTAAAAGCACAACAAGGAATTCGTTTCAATATTTTCCAATTAAATCAAACTTATTTAGGAAAAGATTCAAGATTAAATATTGGTCCAAAAGGATTTACTGGAGAAAAATACGGAGGTTCTACTTATTGGGACACAGAAGCCTATTGTATTCCATTTTATATGGCAACAAAAGACCAACAAGTTGCCCGAAATTTATTAGCCTATCGATACAACCAATTGGACAAAGCCATCGAAAATGCTGAAAAATTAGGTTTCAAAAATGGAGCTGCTTTGTATCCAATGGTAACCATGAACGGAGAAGAATGTCACAATGAATGGGAAATTACTTTCGAGGAAATTCATAGAAATGGGGCCATCGCTTTTGCTATTTATAACTACTACAGATTCACAGGTGATTATTCGTATATTCCAGAAAAAGGCTTAGAAGTTTTAATTGGAATTGCCCGTTTTTGGCATCAAAGAGCGACCTTTTCAACCCACAGAAATCAATATGTGATTTTAGGAGTTACAGGTCCAAATGAATATGAAAACAACGTAAATAATAATTTCTACACTAATTATATTGCGAAATGGTGTATTGATTATGCGATAGAGCAAATTCAAAGAATAGAAGTAGAATATACATCGGATTACACGCGAATCATGAATAAAGTGAAATTATCACAAGCCGAAATTTCAGAAATGAAAAAAGTCGCAGATAATATGTATTTCCCTTATTCAGAAGAACATGGTGTGTATTTACAACAAGATGGTTTCTTAGATAAAGAATTAATCACGGTAGCTAATTTAGATAAATCGCAACGACCAATTAATCAAAAATGGTCTTGGGACAGAATTTTACGTTCGCCTTACATCAAACAAGCCGATACCTTACAAGGATTCTATTTCTTCGAAGATCATTTTACCAAAGACCAATTAGAAAAACATTTTGATTTTTACGAACCATTTACGGTGCATGAAAGTTCACTTTCACCTTGTGTGCATTCCATTCAAGCAGCTGTTTTGGGTAGAATGGAACAAGCATATACATTTTATTTAAGAACTTCACGTTTAGATTTAGACGATTACAACAAAGAAGTGGAAGAAGGTTTACACATTACTTCTATGGCGGGAACTTGGATGAGCATTGTGGAAGGATTTGGTGGAATGCGCGTTAGAAATAACCAATTGCATTTTGAACCAAAAATTCCAACTCAATGGAACGGCTATTCTTTTAAAGTGAATTTCAGAAATGCTATTGTTAAAGTAGAAGTGAATCAACAAGGTACAAACGTTTGCATTGAAGGAAATTCAGACGTTGAAGTGTTTGTAAACGGAGAATCGCAACTAATTAAAAATTAA